The window CATGTTTTCCTACCTGTTCACTAGGATTCCCTCCCTGGAGTGTCGATCCGGCTCCGTACGACGTCAAGGGGGCGTCCACGCCTGGGACTCCGGGCGGGTCGACACGGCGGCCGGGAAGGGACGCGGGGACTCCTCAGCGAGAGAGACATGTGACATAGTACTGACGTGGCAAAGCGACTGACCTGCGATGTCGTGGTCGTCGGAGCCGGAATGGTGGGCGCGGCCTGTGCGCTGTACGCCGCACGCGCCGGCCTCGACGTTCGAGTGGTGGACCGGGGCCCGGTGGCCGGCGGCACCACCGGCGCCGGCGAGGGCAACCTGCTCGTCTCCGACAAGGAACCTGGGCCGGAGCTCGAACTGGCCCTGCTGTCCGCCGGGTTGTGGGCCGAGCTGGCGGAGGAGCTGGGCCGGGCGATCGAGTACGAGCCGAAGGGCGGCCTGGTGGTCGCCTCGACGCCGGACGCCCTGTCGGCGCTGGCCGGCTTCGCCGGGGGCCAGCGTGCCGCCGGCGTCACGGCCGAGCCGGTCGGACCGGATGAACTGCTGCCCCTGGAGCCTCACTTGGCCCCCGGTCTGGCGGGCGGAGTGCGCTACCCGCAGGACGCCCAGGTGATGCCCGCACTGGCCGCCGCCCACCTGCTGCGCGCCTCCGGTGCCGCCGTGCACACCGGCCACACGGTGACCGGTGTGCTCCGCGCGGCGGAGGGACCGGTGCGCGGCGTCCGCACCGACCGGGGCGACATCCACGCGTCGGCGGTGGTCAACGCGGCCGGCACCTGGGGCGGCGACCTCGCCTCGCTCGCGGGCGTCCGGCTGCCGGTGCTCCCCCGGCGCGGCTTCGTCCTGGTCACCGAGCCGCTGCCGCGGATGGTGCGGCACAAGGTGTACGCCGCCGACTACGTGGCCGACGTGGCCAGCGACTCGGCGGCCCTGCGCGCCTCACCGGTGGTGGAGGGCACGGCCGCGGGACCCGTCCTGATCGGCGCCACCCGCGAACGGGTCGGCTTCGACCGCTCGTTGTCGCTCCCCGCCGTGCGGGCGCTCGCGGCCGGGGCGATCGGGCTGTTCCCCTTCCTGGAACGGGTGCACGCCCAGCGGACGTACGCGGGCTTCCGGCCGTACCTGCCCGACCACCTCCCGGCGATCGGACCGGATCCCCGGGCGCCCGGACTGTTCCACGCCTGCGGGCACGAGGGCGCCGGCATCGGACTGGCCCCCGGTACCGGGCAGTTGATCGCCCACGCGCTCACCGGCAGGGCGACCGGACAGGACATCGCACCGTTCCGGCCGGAGCGGTTCGAGGACGACGCGTTCGAGGACGAGTTCGACGACGGAGGCGAGGCCCGGTGAATCCGATGGAGCTGACCCGGGCACGGCCGGGCGAGGCCTTCACCGTGACGTTCGACGGACGGCCACTGCCGGCGCTGCCGGGCCAGACGATCGCGGCGGCGCTGTGGTCGGCGGGTGTGACGGCCTGGCGCCGCACGCGGGGCACCAGAGCGCCGCGCGGGGTGTTCTGCGGGATCGGCGTGTGCTTCGACTGCCTGGTCACCGTAGACGGCCGCCCGAACAGGCGGGCCTGTCTGGTGCCCGTGCGCCCGGGACAGCTGATCCGCAGCCAGGAGGGGACGGGCCACGACGATGACTGAACACCCTCGTCTCGCCGTGATCGGCGCCGGTCCGGCCGGGCTCGCCGCGGCCCTGGCGGCGGCCGCCCGGGGCGTCCGCGTGACCCTCCTGGACGCCGCCGACCAGGCGGGCGGCCAGTTCTACCGGCAGCCCGCCCCGGCTCTCGGCGCCCGCCGGCCGCAGGCCCTGCACCACCAGTGGCGCACCTGGGAGCGGCTGCGGAACGGTCTCGACCGGCACCGAGCCGCGGGACGTGTCACCCACCTGACGGATCATCACGTGTGGTGCGTGCGGCGCGGCTCCGGTCCGGCGCCGATCACCGTGCACGCGCTGCTGGGCCCGGATCAGGACGAGGGGATCACCGTCCGCGCCGACGCCGTCCTGCTCGCCACCGGAAGCTGTGAACGCGTGCTGCCGTTCCCCGGCTGGACACTGCCCGGGGTCGTCACGGCGGGCGGCGCGCAGGCCATGCTCAAGGGCGGCCTGGTGCTGCCCGGCCGGACGGCGGTCGTCGCCGGAACCGGCCCGCTGCTGCTCCCCGTGGCCACCGGGCTCGCCGCGGCGGGCGCCCGCGTGGCCGCGCTGGCCGAGTCCGCCGGCCCCGGGGCCCTGCTGCGCCGGGCGCCCGCCCTGGCCGCACAGCCCGCGAAGCTCGCCGAGGGCGCCGGCTACGCGGCCCGGCTGCTGCTGCACGGCGTGCGGGTGCTGCCCCGGCACACGGTGGTCGAGGCGCACGGCACCGGCCGGCTGGCGGCGGTCACCGTGGCCGCGCTCGGCCGGGACGGGCGGACCAGGCCGGGCAGTGCTCGGCACATCCCCTGCGACACCCTCGCCGTCGGTCACGGCCTGCTGCCGCACACCGACCTCGCGGAGACCCTCGGCTGCACCCTGGCCGGCACGGACGTACGGGTCGACGACGAGCAGCGCACCGACGTGCCCGGCGTCTGGGCCGCCGGTGAGACCACCGGCGTCGGCGGAGCGGCCCTGGCGCTCGCCGAGGGCCATGTCGCCGGCCGCTCGGTCGCGGCCCGGCTGCACGGCACGGTCCCCGACCCGCGCCGCTGGGCCGCCGCCCGGGCCAGGAGCCGGCTGCGGTCGTTCGCCGCCGCCCTCGACGCGGTGTACGCGCCGCCGGCGGGCTGGGCCGGGGAGGTCCCGGACGACACGGTCGTGTGCCGCTGCGAGGAGGTCACCGCCGGGGAGGTCCGTACGGCCGCGGAGACGCTCGGCGCCTCGGACCCGCGCACCGTGAAGCTGCTGACCCGGGCCGGAATGGGCTGGTGCCAGGGCCGGATGTGCGCGCCCGCGGTGGCCGCCCTCACCGGCTGCCCGCTCACGCCGGGACGCCGGCCGTTCGCGCGGCCGGTACCGCTCGGCGTCCTGGCCGCACTGCCCGACCCGGACTGACACCCCGGCCGTCGCAGGAACGACCCCGACCCTCAGTGGTATGTCACACCCTACGAAATGGGAGACGACGCATGACGCAGACCCGGCACCGCCCCTGGCACGGCATCCTCGTGGCCACCGCGCTCCCCCTGCGCGACGACCTCTCCGTCGACCACGACCGCTACGCCGAGCACTGCGCCTGGCTGGTCGCCAACGGCTGCGACGGCGTCGTACCGAACGGCTCGCTCGGCGAGTACCAGGTGCTCACCCCGGAGGAACGCGCCCGGGTGGTTGAGACCGCCGTGGCCGCGATCGGCGGTGACCGGGTGATGCCGGGCGTCGCCGCTTACGGCTCCGCCGAGGCCCGCCGCTGGGCCGAGCAGGCCGCCGAGGCCGGATGCGCGTCGGTGATGCTGCTGCCGCCCAACGCCTACCGGGCCGACGAGCGGTCCGTGCTCGCCCACTACGCGGAGGTCGCCCGGACGGGCCTGCCGGTGGTGGCGTACAACAATCCGGTCGACACCAAGGTCGACCTGGTGCCCGAACTCCTCGCCCGGCTGCACGCCGAGGGGCACGTCCACGCGGTCAAGGAGTTCTCGGGCGACGTCCGCCGGGCCTACCGCATCGCCGAACTCGCCCCGGAACTCGACCTGCTGGTCGGCGCCGACGACGTCCTGCTGGAGCTGGCCGTGGCGGGCGCCAAGGGCTGGGTGGCCGGCTACCCCAACGCGCTCCCCCGCGCCTCGGCGGAGCTGTACCGTGCCGCGGTGTCCGGTGACCTGACCACCGCGCTCCCCCTCTTCCGGCAGCTGCACCCGCTGCTGCGCTGGGACTCGCGGGTGGAGTTCGTGCAGGCGATCAAACTGTCCATGGACGTCGTCGGGCGGTACGGCGGCCCGGTGCGCCCGCCGCGCGTACCGTTGGCGCCGGAGCAGCAGGCCGCGGTCCGGGCGGCCACCGAGAAGGCCGTCGCCGCGGGGCTCGTCTGACAAGGAGACCGGTCAGTGCGCAGCACACTCGTCCTGCACGCCGTCGACTCGCACACCGAGGGCATGCCGACCCGCGTGATCACCGGCGGGATCGGCACCGTACCCGGTGCGACGATGAACGAGCGACGGCTGTACTTCCGTGAACACCGCGACCAAGTCAAGCGGTTGCTGATGAACGAGCCGCGCGGCCACTCCGCGATGAGCGGCGCGATCCTCCAGCCGCCGAGCCGCCCCGACTGCGACTGGGGCGTGATCTACATCGAGGTCTCCGGCTATCTGCCGATGTGCGGGCACGGCACGATCGGGGTGGCCACCGTGCTGGTGGAGACCGGCATGGTGGACGTGGTGGAGCCGGTGACCACCATCCGGCTCGACACCCCGGCGGGGGTGGTGGTGGCCGAGGTGACCGTTCAGGACGGCGCCGCGCGGGACGTGACCCTGCGGAACGTGCCGTCGTACGCCGTCGCCCTGGACCGCGAGATCACCCTGCCCGACGGCCGCACGGTCACCTACGACCTCGCGTACGGCGGCAACTTCTACGCGATCCTCCCCCTCGACGCCTTCGGGCTGCCCTTCGACCGCTCCCGCAAGGACGACATCCTCGCCGCCGGCCTGTCCCTGATGAGCGCCGTCAACGCGGAGGCGGAACCGGTGCACCCCGAGGACCCCTCCATCCGCGGCTGCCACCACGTCCACCTCCTGGCCCCCGGCGCCACCGCCCGGCACTCCCGCCACGCGATGGCCATCCATCCGGGCTGGTTCGACCGCTCCCCGTGCGGTACGGGGACCAGCGCGCGCATGGCGCAGCTGCACGCGCGCGGTGAACTCCCCCTGCACACCGAGTTCGTGAACGAGTCGTTCATCGGCACGCACTTCACCGGGCGGCTGCTCGGCACGACGGAGGTGGCCGGGATCCCGGCCGTGCTGCCCAGCTTCACCGGCCGCGCGTGGATCACCGGCACCGCCCAGTACCTGCTGGATCCCACCGACCCCTTCCCCGAGGGGTTCGTCCTCTAGACTCACCCCGGTGATGCGTGACATGGCACAGGATGCGACGGCCGCCGACCTGCCCGCGCTCCCCCGGCTCGGCGGCCGGCGGAGCAGCTTTCGCGAGCGGGTGGCCGACGCGCTGCGCGCCGCACTGGTCGCGGGCGAGCTGCGGCCCGGCGAGGTCTACTCGGCGCCGTCGCTCGCCGCCCGCTTCGGCGTCTCCGCGACGCCGGTGCGGGAGGCGATGCTGGACCTGGCCAAGGAGGGCCTGGTCGACACCGTGCCCAACAAGGGCTTCAGGGTCACCGCCGTCTCCGACCGGCAGCTCGACGAGTACACGCACATCCGCGCGCTGATCGAGATCCCCACCGTGGTCGAGCTCGCGCGCACGGCGGACCGCGTCTCCCTGGAGGCCCTGCGGCCCGCGGCCCGGGAGATCGTCACCGCCGCCGTGGCGGGCGACCTGATCGCCTACGTCGAGGCGGACACCCGCTTCCACCTCGGTCTGCTGGCGCTCGCGGGCAACGCCCACCTCGTGGAGGTCGTCGCCGACCTGCGCAAACGATCACGTCTGTACGGGCTCACCGCACTGGTGGAGGCGGGCCGGCTGCTGGCCTCCGCCGAGGAGCACCTGGAACTCCTCGACGCGCTGCTGGAGCGCGACGGGAAGGCCGTGCGCGAGGTCATGACCCGGCACCTGGGACATGTCCGCGGCCTCTGGGCGTCGGCCGACTGATCCCCGGCGCGGTCCTTTCCGTCCGCCGGACATCTCACGGCGCCGAGGCCGCCGTACGACGCTATTTGCGTGATCCGGCGGTCCCGACGGGACAAGGAACGGCGATTTTGCGCCAGATCGGGGCATCCCCGACCATTGGCTGGTCCCGGCGATCCCGGGAACGTCAGTTCCATGAGAGGCGCACCACCCATGCACAGCACCGGAACCGTCTCGGCTCCGGCCTCGACGGAGACCCACGCGGCCCCCGCCGAGGACCCGCACGGCGACACCGGCCGGCACGCCCGCCGGTTCGGCCTGCCCGTCGCCACCGCTCTGGTGATGGGCAACATCATCGGCGGCGGCATCTTCCTGCTCCCCGCCTCCATCGCCCCCTACGGCACGGTCAGCCTGGTCGCCTTCGGCGTCCTCACCGTCGGCGCCGTCGCGCTGGCCCTGGTGTTCGGCCGGCTCGCCGCGCGCGACCCCCGCACCGGCGGCCCGTACGTGTACGCCCGTGAGGCCTTCGGCGACTTCGCCGGCTTCCTCGCCGCGTGGTCGTACTGGATCACCACCTGGGTGTCCAACGCCGCACTCGCCGTCGCCGCCGTCGGCTACCTCGACGTGCTGATCCCGGTGGGCGGCCACGCCTGGACCGCGTGCCTGGCCGCCCTCGCGCTGCAGTGGCTGCCCGCACTCGCCAACTTCGCCGGCACCCGCTACGTCGGCGCCGTGCAGCTGGTGTCCACGGTGCTGAAGTTCGTGCCGCTGCTGCTCGTCGCCGTGGGCGGGCTGTTCTTCTTCGACCCCTCCCGGCTCGGGCCGTTCAACTCCAGCGGGCACGGCGCGATCGGCGCGGTGTCCGCCTCGGCGGCCCTGCTGCTCTTCTCCTACCTCGGCGTGGAGTCGGCCGCCGTCAGCGCGGGCGAGGTCGAGAACGCCCGCCGGAACGTGGGGCGCGCCACCGTCATCGGCACCGCGGGTGCCGCGCTGGTCTACCTGCTGGGCACGCTCTCCGTCTTCGGCACGGTCGCGCACGACCGCCTGGTGAACTCCACGGCGCCGTTCTCGGACGCCGTGAACACGATGTTCGGCGGCACCTGGGGCGGTACGGCGGTCGCGCTGGCCGCGCTGGTCTCGATGACCGGCTGCCTGAACGGCTGGACGCTGCTGAGCGCCCAGACCCCCTACGCCGCCGCCAAGGACGGTCTGTTCCCGGCCGCCTTCGCGCGGCGCAGGCGGGGCGTGCCGACGGTGGGCGTCGGTGTCACGGTCGTCCTGTCCTCCCTGCTCACCGCGTACAACTACCTGTCGGGCTCAGGGAAGGTCTTCGAGGTCCTGGTGCTCGTCACCACATTCACGGCGACCGTGCCGTACCTGCTGGCGACGGCCGCGCAGCTGTTCCACCTCGTGTCCGGCGACCGCCCGGTCGACCGGGGCCGGCTGCTGCGGGACTCCGCGATCACCGCGGTGGCCGCGGTCTTCTCCATCTGGCTGATGGCGGGCGCCGGTTACGCGGCGGTCTACCAGGGCGTGCTGTTCCTGTTCGCCGGCATCCTCGTCTACGCGGTGATGGCGGCCCGCCGCCGTCGCCACGAGACGGCGTCGGCCGGGGCGGGACGCCACGGCGCCGTGCTGGCTCGCTCAGGAAGGGCGTCCTGACGCGCTCCTCGACACAGACATGCGCAGCGCCGCCCATCCTGGGTGCGCAGACGGCCTCCGCCAGGCTACGGAGCCGGTCGGGACGGCAGGACCTGCACCTGTGTCCCCTGCCGACCGAAGGAGGCGGCGGCCTCACCACCCGCCCTTCCTGCGCTCGGCCAGCCTGCGCAGGTCGTCAAACGAGAGCAGCCCCTGGAGCCCCGACGGCAGTGGCAGCCCGGTCTCCGATCTCGCGGCGGCGGCGGCCTTGTCGAGCAGCTGGGCGAGTCGCCCGCACAGCTTGCCCGACGGCAGTTCCCGGATCTCCCCGACTCGGGGTAGCTGGACACCCCGCAGGTACTTGGTCGCTTCGTCCGTACCACGAACGCGTTCCAGGAGGACGTAGCAGATCTCCGGGACCTCGGCTGTCTCCGCCACTTGGGTCTGTCTGTTCACGTCGGCCATCGACTTGGCGAGGCTCACCAGGGCATATCCGGCGCGCGAGGCATCGAGGTTGAAACCAACTCGGTCGTCCAGCGCCAGGGCCGCCAGTCCCGCGGACGTCTGGGCCTGACCGTCGCTCCGCAGGCAGATGGAGTACTCCACGAGGAACCCCCTGATGTGACGCCGGTAGTCCCGGTACTCGTTCAGGTGTGGGGCCAGTCCGCGGCCATAGACGAGAGCCTTGCCCCTGTCCTCCATCCGCATCGCCCGCAGGAGCGAGACTCTCGACTCGAGGACGTCGCCTCCGGTGCCCACGACCGCGCCTTTGGCCGCCCAGACGGCCTCGGGGCCACGGAGGTCGCGGGACAGCAGATAGGCGTCCCGATAGCCCTCCTCATCAGTGGCACCGGCTACGAGCAGGCTTCCACCCGCCTGCCCCACCAGCTCGTACACCTTCTGGGCAGCCCCCTCCTTCTCCAGCGCCGTCACGACGATGGCGGCGATGGACGGGTGCCGACAGTACACACGGTTTCCGGCGATCGTCACCGCCGCCTCCCGGCCGAGGGTCTTGAGGATCTTCCCGTCGGCGAAGACCGTGTCGAGTCCGACCATGGCGGCGATGACGGCCCTGCTGGCCCCCTTGCCCCGGTTGCCGTCCTGGTCGAGCACGTGCTGCATCAGACAGATCCCCGCGAACACGTCGCCCAGGTCCAGGGAGTCCGTCAGCCGCACCTGGCGCAGTTTGCGCAGAAGGTCCTCCACCCGGTCACCGAGGCCCGATCCATGGCGGACGTCGAGCACCGCCCCGAAGAGGGTGTTTCCCTGCTCGGCCATCACGCCCGCCGATCCGATCAGCCGATCCCGGACCTCACTCACTCCGGAGGCGTGGAACGGCAACAGTCCGTTGCGCTCCCACGCCTCGGCGAGGTTCTGGGCGTCCTCACGGGTGATGCCGTGGAAGAGGACGTCCTCGAACGACGGCCGCAGACGCCCAGCCCCCTGCCACCAGAGGCGGTCGTGGCTGGCTAGCAAAAAGGCGATGCCGGACTCCTCGCGGGCCCAGAAGTCCTTCGTGGCGACGAGATCGTCCACGGCCAGGTCCGCCTCGTCGATACAAATCAGTGTCCTCGCCGAGGAACCGGCTTCTTCCAGCCACTCCTCGGTGATGGCGGGCGCGCCCGGCTCCCGCCACAACACCCGCCAATCGGGCCGAGTTTCCGCGACAGTGACGGCCACCTGGCGAACGGCGAGCGATTTACCCTCGCCGAGCGGGCCGATGGCCACCACACCGCGACCACCTCCGGCGTCGAGCGCCCGGTCCACTTCCTCCCTCAGCCGGGTCGTCGCGCTGAGCAGTGGCCACTGCCCCGGATCCGCATCCGCCCACTCCGGCTGACGGCCCTCGACGAACGCCGACGGCTCGTACGAGGAGGAGCGACGGGGATGACGTGGGACACGCGAGTAGCCGAACGGTGCGGCCTCCTCCGATTCGGTCTGCGCGCCGTCGGGGAGGTCATCCGAGAAGAGGGCGTGCCCGTCGACCCCGAGATAGAGGCTGAAGCCCGGTGCCTCGACCAGTTCCTTCAGCGGACCGTCGCCGACGACGACCGCTACGTCGGAGTCGTATGCCGCCCAAAGCACTTGCGCTTGAAGGGAGTCGGCGTCGTGGATGATCCTGCTCCGAAGGCTCCTCATGAAGCCGTCCAGCCAACCGCTGTATCCCACGACCAGCACCACGGAGTCGATCAGGAGCCGCTGGAGGAGCTGGTCCAGCCTGGGGCGCGGCGCGGTGATGCGGGTCGGGGCGTTGCTGGTCGCCGCACCGGTCCAGTGGCCGTGGATGTGGAGGACCGGCTGGTGTACGAACTGGTCCAGCTGCTCGATCGTCGGCGCAGCGTCGGTGGGGACGGGGTACGCCATCGACTCGATACCCTCCCTGCGCAGGGCGATCTCGATCAGCGGATCGAAGTTCGTCGTGATGACAGGGCCGCGCACCCGGCCGTTCAGGTCCGAGAAGAAGCGGGCGAAGCGTTGGTATCCGGTCGGCACCCGCCAGGTTCCGTCCCGTTCGAGGTCCTGGCACTTCTCCCGGTCATTCGCGACCGCGGCCACTTCCTCCGGCCGCACGTCCTCGCAGGCCTGCAGCACGGCCGCGCGGATCGCGCGCATCACGGCGGGCTCGCCCGCCAGCTTCGTCAGCATCGCTGCGGCGTTCTGGTATTTGAGGCCGGGATCGGGTTCTCGGGCGAGGGTCTCGTCGAAGCGGGCCCGGCCGCGCGACGGAATCTGCTCACGGAACATCGTCATCAGTTCCGGGACACCGGGAAGCACAGCGCTGCTGATCCCCGAGCCGAACACCGTGATGAGACGACGGTCAGCTTCCTGCGCCATCACTTCAAGACGAATCCTGAGATCGTCCATATCGCCGATGTCGATAGGATGCATGGGGAAATCAAACCACAAGGACGATCAGGAAAAAGGCACTTGGGGCCGTCCGGAGGGCAGTTGACGGCACAACCGACCGTACATCGTGACCCGCGCTCTGCCACGTACACAGGTGTCGCTCCTGTCTGTCAGGCCGGCCCTGTGCCGCAACAATGTCCGCGCTCGGAGGGAAGGGCTGGGATGGCACCTCTGCACTTGGGCGTCATGGCGGTATTCACCATCTGCGGCATAGCGTTGCAAATCTGGTCTTCACAGCCCCAACGGGCTGGGCGTCATTACGCGTTGCAGCTGCCTGTCGTCCTGTTCTACTCCCTGGCGGCCGCCCTCTTCCTCTTCTCCGTCTTCCCCGATTCCATGACCGAGGGCCGGGCCCTCGGGTTCGGGATCGGGGGCGCGGCGGGCTTCGCCGCCTTCTTCATGCTGGCGAGCTTCACCTGGTTGAGTAGGACCCGTGGAAGGGACGAACTGGCGGGCCGGGTGAAGAAGTTGACGCGAGAGAACGCCGCGCTGCGACGCAGGGTGTCGGCCGGACGGGACAGTGGCGGCCCGCCCCGTGTCCTCAGCGAGTGCACGCGGTACGAACTGCCTCTGCGTGATAGTCGAAGGCACCGAGTGGGCATGGTCACCGGAAACCTCGCCAACGTTCTCGGAACGGACGTCTGGGTCAACCCGGAGAACACCCGCATGGAGATGTCCCGCGTCGACGAACCCACGGTCTCCGCCACGATCCGGTACCACGGCGGTGTCCGTGACGGCGCCGGACACCTGACTCACGACACCATCGGCCTGGAGCTGGCGAAGCATGTGACCGACCGCACCCACGTCGCCGCCGGCCAGGTCCTGGTCACCGGCTCCGGGGAACTGGAGGAGACCCACCAAGTACGGCGCATCGTGCACGTGGCTGCCGTTGAGGGTGAACCGGGCTCCGGTTTCCGCCAGGTGATCGACCTGGAGCGTTGCGTCCGAAACGTTCTCACCGAAGTGGATCGCCTGTCCGCCGAGGGCCCGGCGCTGCGCTCCGTCGTCCTGCCCCTCCTGGGAACTGGCGGCGGCAACAGCGACCTGGAGGCCACGGTGACAAGGCTTCTCTCGGCAACGATCGGCTATTTCCACTCCCACAAGGGCTCACGCATTCGCGTGGTGTACCTCCTGGCCTACACCGATGTACAGGCGGCTCTGTGCAGGGAGGCGCTGGCCGGGGAAGCGGCGCTGGCCGGGGACTGAGATCGCTCGCAGTGCCTGGCCGTTGTCCAAGACGATCGAAGGGTCGCCTCAGATTCCCTCTGAAACGACCCTCGATCTGCGACTTCGTAAAGTCGGGACGACAGGATTTGAACCTGCGACCCCTTGACCCCCAGTCAAGTGCGCTACCAAGCTGCGCCACGTCCCGCCGCGGTCCCACACGGTGTGTCCCGTGTGATCACGCAGGTCAACCCTACCGCACCTGGGCCGGTGCGCGTGTCGACTCGGCAGGCGCGGTGTG of the Streptomyces sp. 1222.5 genome contains:
- a CDS encoding dihydrodipicolinate synthase family protein encodes the protein MTQTRHRPWHGILVATALPLRDDLSVDHDRYAEHCAWLVANGCDGVVPNGSLGEYQVLTPEERARVVETAVAAIGGDRVMPGVAAYGSAEARRWAEQAAEAGCASVMLLPPNAYRADERSVLAHYAEVARTGLPVVAYNNPVDTKVDLVPELLARLHAEGHVHAVKEFSGDVRRAYRIAELAPELDLLVGADDVLLELAVAGAKGWVAGYPNALPRASAELYRAAVSGDLTTALPLFRQLHPLLRWDSRVEFVQAIKLSMDVVGRYGGPVRPPRVPLAPEQQAAVRAATEKAVAAGLV
- a CDS encoding FAD-binding oxidoreductase, which codes for MAKRLTCDVVVVGAGMVGAACALYAARAGLDVRVVDRGPVAGGTTGAGEGNLLVSDKEPGPELELALLSAGLWAELAEELGRAIEYEPKGGLVVASTPDALSALAGFAGGQRAAGVTAEPVGPDELLPLEPHLAPGLAGGVRYPQDAQVMPALAAAHLLRASGAAVHTGHTVTGVLRAAEGPVRGVRTDRGDIHASAVVNAAGTWGGDLASLAGVRLPVLPRRGFVLVTEPLPRMVRHKVYAADYVADVASDSAALRASPVVEGTAAGPVLIGATRERVGFDRSLSLPAVRALAAGAIGLFPFLERVHAQRTYAGFRPYLPDHLPAIGPDPRAPGLFHACGHEGAGIGLAPGTGQLIAHALTGRATGQDIAPFRPERFEDDAFEDEFDDGGEAR
- a CDS encoding SIR2 family protein: MAQEADRRLITVFGSGISSAVLPGVPELMTMFREQIPSRGRARFDETLAREPDPGLKYQNAAAMLTKLAGEPAVMRAIRAAVLQACEDVRPEEVAAVANDREKCQDLERDGTWRVPTGYQRFARFFSDLNGRVRGPVITTNFDPLIEIALRREGIESMAYPVPTDAAPTIEQLDQFVHQPVLHIHGHWTGAATSNAPTRITAPRPRLDQLLQRLLIDSVVLVVGYSGWLDGFMRSLRSRIIHDADSLQAQVLWAAYDSDVAVVVGDGPLKELVEAPGFSLYLGVDGHALFSDDLPDGAQTESEEAAPFGYSRVPRHPRRSSSYEPSAFVEGRQPEWADADPGQWPLLSATTRLREEVDRALDAGGGRGVVAIGPLGEGKSLAVRQVAVTVAETRPDWRVLWREPGAPAITEEWLEEAGSSARTLICIDEADLAVDDLVATKDFWAREESGIAFLLASHDRLWWQGAGRLRPSFEDVLFHGITREDAQNLAEAWERNGLLPFHASGVSEVRDRLIGSAGVMAEQGNTLFGAVLDVRHGSGLGDRVEDLLRKLRQVRLTDSLDLGDVFAGICLMQHVLDQDGNRGKGASRAVIAAMVGLDTVFADGKILKTLGREAAVTIAGNRVYCRHPSIAAIVVTALEKEGAAQKVYELVGQAGGSLLVAGATDEEGYRDAYLLSRDLRGPEAVWAAKGAVVGTGGDVLESRVSLLRAMRMEDRGKALVYGRGLAPHLNEYRDYRRHIRGFLVEYSICLRSDGQAQTSAGLAALALDDRVGFNLDASRAGYALVSLAKSMADVNRQTQVAETAEVPEICYVLLERVRGTDEATKYLRGVQLPRVGEIRELPSGKLCGRLAQLLDKAAAAARSETGLPLPSGLQGLLSFDDLRRLAERRKGGW
- a CDS encoding proline racemase family protein, coding for MRSTLVLHAVDSHTEGMPTRVITGGIGTVPGATMNERRLYFREHRDQVKRLLMNEPRGHSAMSGAILQPPSRPDCDWGVIYIEVSGYLPMCGHGTIGVATVLVETGMVDVVEPVTTIRLDTPAGVVVAEVTVQDGAARDVTLRNVPSYAVALDREITLPDGRTVTYDLAYGGNFYAILPLDAFGLPFDRSRKDDILAAGLSLMSAVNAEAEPVHPEDPSIRGCHHVHLLAPGATARHSRHAMAIHPGWFDRSPCGTGTSARMAQLHARGELPLHTEFVNESFIGTHFTGRLLGTTEVAGIPAVLPSFTGRAWITGTAQYLLDPTDPFPEGFVL
- a CDS encoding NAD(P)/FAD-dependent oxidoreductase, with product MTEHPRLAVIGAGPAGLAAALAAAARGVRVTLLDAADQAGGQFYRQPAPALGARRPQALHHQWRTWERLRNGLDRHRAAGRVTHLTDHHVWCVRRGSGPAPITVHALLGPDQDEGITVRADAVLLATGSCERVLPFPGWTLPGVVTAGGAQAMLKGGLVLPGRTAVVAGTGPLLLPVATGLAAAGARVAALAESAGPGALLRRAPALAAQPAKLAEGAGYAARLLLHGVRVLPRHTVVEAHGTGRLAAVTVAALGRDGRTRPGSARHIPCDTLAVGHGLLPHTDLAETLGCTLAGTDVRVDDEQRTDVPGVWAAGETTGVGGAALALAEGHVAGRSVAARLHGTVPDPRRWAAARARSRLRSFAAALDAVYAPPAGWAGEVPDDTVVCRCEEVTAGEVRTAAETLGASDPRTVKLLTRAGMGWCQGRMCAPAVAALTGCPLTPGRRPFARPVPLGVLAALPDPD
- a CDS encoding (2Fe-2S)-binding protein; amino-acid sequence: MNPMELTRARPGEAFTVTFDGRPLPALPGQTIAAALWSAGVTAWRRTRGTRAPRGVFCGIGVCFDCLVTVDGRPNRRACLVPVRPGQLIRSQEGTGHDDD
- a CDS encoding macro domain-containing protein, with product MQLPVVLFYSLAAALFLFSVFPDSMTEGRALGFGIGGAAGFAAFFMLASFTWLSRTRGRDELAGRVKKLTRENAALRRRVSAGRDSGGPPRVLSECTRYELPLRDSRRHRVGMVTGNLANVLGTDVWVNPENTRMEMSRVDEPTVSATIRYHGGVRDGAGHLTHDTIGLELAKHVTDRTHVAAGQVLVTGSGELEETHQVRRIVHVAAVEGEPGSGFRQVIDLERCVRNVLTEVDRLSAEGPALRSVVLPLLGTGGGNSDLEATVTRLLSATIGYFHSHKGSRIRVVYLLAYTDVQAALCREALAGEAALAGD
- a CDS encoding GntR family transcriptional regulator, translated to MRDMAQDATAADLPALPRLGGRRSSFRERVADALRAALVAGELRPGEVYSAPSLAARFGVSATPVREAMLDLAKEGLVDTVPNKGFRVTAVSDRQLDEYTHIRALIEIPTVVELARTADRVSLEALRPAAREIVTAAVAGDLIAYVEADTRFHLGLLALAGNAHLVEVVADLRKRSRLYGLTALVEAGRLLASAEEHLELLDALLERDGKAVREVMTRHLGHVRGLWASAD
- a CDS encoding amino acid permease, with product MHSTGTVSAPASTETHAAPAEDPHGDTGRHARRFGLPVATALVMGNIIGGGIFLLPASIAPYGTVSLVAFGVLTVGAVALALVFGRLAARDPRTGGPYVYAREAFGDFAGFLAAWSYWITTWVSNAALAVAAVGYLDVLIPVGGHAWTACLAALALQWLPALANFAGTRYVGAVQLVSTVLKFVPLLLVAVGGLFFFDPSRLGPFNSSGHGAIGAVSASAALLLFSYLGVESAAVSAGEVENARRNVGRATVIGTAGAALVYLLGTLSVFGTVAHDRLVNSTAPFSDAVNTMFGGTWGGTAVALAALVSMTGCLNGWTLLSAQTPYAAAKDGLFPAAFARRRRGVPTVGVGVTVVLSSLLTAYNYLSGSGKVFEVLVLVTTFTATVPYLLATAAQLFHLVSGDRPVDRGRLLRDSAITAVAAVFSIWLMAGAGYAAVYQGVLFLFAGILVYAVMAARRRRHETASAGAGRHGAVLARSGRAS